One stretch of Marinobacterium iners DNA includes these proteins:
- the grxD gene encoding Grx4 family monothiol glutaredoxin, which produces MSVVDTIKEQIENNAILLYMKGTPRFPQCGFSSRAVEAIMSCGERFAFVNILENQDIRAELPKYANWPTFPQLWINGELVGGCDIICEMAESGELKEMIQAAAKDAEA; this is translated from the coding sequence ATGAGTGTAGTCGACACAATCAAAGAACAGATCGAAAACAATGCCATCCTGCTGTACATGAAAGGTACGCCGAGGTTCCCGCAGTGTGGTTTTTCTTCGCGTGCGGTTGAAGCCATCATGTCCTGCGGTGAGCGCTTTGCCTTCGTTAATATCCTCGAAAATCAGGATATCCGTGCCGAGCTGCCCAAGTATGCCAACTGGCCGACATTTCCGCAGTTGTGGATCAACGGTGAGCTGGTTGGGGGTTGTGACATCATTTGCGAGATGGCTGAAAGTGGCGAGCTGAAAGAGATGATTCAGGCGGCGGCCAAGGATGCAGAGGCCTGA
- the rnt gene encoding ribonuclease T — protein MADRFRGFLPVVIDVETAGFNPRTDALLEIAAVTLTMDENGYLMIDQSYDANVHPFPGANLEQSALDFTGIDPHDPERNALPEEEALEQIFKPIRKSIKSHGCKRAVLVGHNASFDHGFVTNAADRAGIKRNPFHPFSTFDTVSLAGLAYGQTVLAKACNMAGIDFDGKQAHSALYDTVKTAELFCAIVNTWKDMGGWDMVLATRD, from the coding sequence ATGGCAGATCGCTTTCGCGGTTTTCTGCCGGTCGTCATTGACGTCGAAACCGCCGGCTTCAACCCGCGTACCGATGCTCTGCTGGAAATCGCGGCCGTCACGCTTACGATGGATGAGAACGGCTACCTGATGATCGATCAGAGCTACGATGCGAACGTACATCCATTTCCGGGTGCCAATCTGGAGCAGTCCGCTCTGGACTTTACCGGAATCGACCCTCACGACCCGGAGCGTAATGCCCTGCCTGAAGAGGAGGCACTTGAGCAAATTTTCAAGCCGATCCGAAAATCGATCAAGTCACACGGATGCAAGCGGGCCGTTCTTGTGGGCCACAATGCATCGTTCGACCACGGTTTTGTTACCAACGCAGCTGATCGAGCCGGTATCAAGCGCAACCCTTTTCACCCGTTTTCCACCTTCGATACCGTCTCACTGGCAGGACTGGCCTACGGCCAGACCGTTTTGGCAAAGGCCTGCAACATGGCCGGCATCGACTTTGACGGCAAACAGGCGCACTCAGCGCTATATGACACCGTCAAGACCGCAGAGCTGTTCTGCGCCATTGTTAACACTTGGAAAGACATGGGCGGCTGGGACATGGTACTGGCCACCCGCGACTGA
- a CDS encoding flagellar protein MotY encodes MALLLLLLLPGCAQAVVFRASIDQSVWEMETSRFFCRLSQSVPAFGRAVFEHEAGEPLRFRLQPTQTFQLSGSAMLVAQASPWQPGEAPFNIAEVEVDQQSGVLELDSEAASQMLVALHRGMTPTFSSERWYESDEPVQIGISAANFKSAYDDYLGCLDTLLPVNYRQVARTALLFPSAAWQLSDATRERLDLIALYIKTDDSVHSVYVDGHSDNYGRRLLNRDLSKRRAEEVTRYLVSQGVSEDMITTRYHGERYPVVPNNTAENRARNRRVAIRLERE; translated from the coding sequence ATGGCTTTGCTATTGCTCCTGTTGCTGCCGGGATGTGCGCAGGCCGTTGTGTTTCGGGCATCAATCGATCAGTCTGTGTGGGAGATGGAAACTTCGCGTTTTTTTTGTCGCTTGAGTCAGTCTGTACCTGCGTTCGGCCGAGCCGTGTTCGAGCATGAGGCGGGTGAACCGTTGCGTTTCAGGCTGCAGCCCACGCAAACCTTTCAGCTAAGCGGGTCCGCCATGCTGGTGGCGCAGGCATCGCCCTGGCAGCCGGGGGAGGCTCCGTTCAACATTGCGGAAGTTGAAGTGGATCAGCAATCGGGTGTGCTCGAGTTGGATAGTGAGGCGGCCAGTCAGATGCTGGTTGCGTTGCATCGTGGCATGACCCCAACCTTTTCCAGCGAGCGCTGGTATGAGAGTGATGAGCCGGTTCAGATTGGTATTTCGGCAGCCAATTTCAAATCAGCCTATGATGACTACTTGGGCTGTCTTGATACGTTGCTGCCGGTAAATTATCGTCAGGTAGCACGTACGGCATTGCTGTTCCCCTCTGCTGCCTGGCAGTTGTCCGATGCAACGCGTGAGCGACTCGACTTGATTGCCCTTTATATCAAGACCGATGACAGTGTGCATTCAGTGTATGTGGATGGCCACTCAGACAATTACGGTCGGCGTCTGTTGAACCGTGACCTGTCCAAGCGCAGGGCCGAAGAAGTGACGCGTTATCTGGTCAGTCAAGGAGTGTCGGAAGATATGATCACCACTCGCTATCACGGTGAACGCTATCCGGTCGTGCCCAACAATACGGCAGAAAATCGGGCACGGAACCGGCGTGTGGCGATCCGGCTTGAGCGCGAATAG
- a CDS encoding argininosuccinate synthase, with protein sequence MSDIKKVVLAYSGGLDTSVIVRWLQDTYNCEVVTFTADLGQGEEVEPARAKAEALGVKEIYIEDLREEFVRDFVFPMFRANAIYEGEYLLGTSIARPLIAKRLIEIANETGADAISHGATGKGNDQVRFELGAYALKPGVKVIAPWREWDLTSRETLMAYCEERNIPVDFSKNKKKSPYSMDANLLHISYEGGILEDPWAEAEEDMWRWSVSPEQAPDEPTYLVLTYRNGDIVAIDGKEMSPATVLEYLNKVGGANGVGRLDIVENRFVGMKSRGCYETPGGTIMMKAHRAIESITLDREAAHLKDELMPRYAEIIYNGFWWSEERKMMQQMIDYSQRNVNGEVRIKLYKGSVSAVGRRSEDSLFDESIATFEDDAGSYNQKDAEGFIKLNALRMRIAASKGRNLLED encoded by the coding sequence ATGTCCGATATAAAAAAGGTCGTACTGGCGTATTCGGGTGGGCTTGATACCTCCGTCATCGTGCGCTGGTTGCAGGATACCTATAACTGCGAAGTGGTGACCTTTACTGCCGATCTGGGGCAGGGTGAAGAGGTAGAACCTGCACGTGCAAAAGCCGAAGCGCTGGGCGTGAAAGAGATCTACATTGAAGACCTGCGTGAAGAGTTTGTGCGTGACTTCGTATTCCCGATGTTTCGTGCCAATGCCATCTACGAAGGTGAATACCTGCTCGGTACGTCGATTGCGCGTCCGTTGATCGCCAAGCGGTTGATTGAAATTGCCAATGAGACCGGTGCTGATGCGATCTCCCATGGCGCTACTGGCAAGGGTAACGACCAGGTGCGTTTTGAGCTGGGTGCATATGCGCTGAAGCCGGGTGTGAAAGTGATTGCACCTTGGCGCGAGTGGGATCTGACGTCCCGTGAAACGCTGATGGCGTACTGCGAAGAGCGTAACATTCCGGTGGACTTCAGCAAGAACAAGAAGAAGTCGCCTTACTCCATGGATGCCAACCTGCTGCATATTTCCTACGAAGGCGGCATTCTGGAAGATCCCTGGGCTGAAGCCGAGGAAGATATGTGGCGCTGGAGCGTCAGCCCCGAGCAGGCACCGGATGAGCCGACCTACCTGGTACTGACCTACCGCAATGGCGACATCGTGGCTATCGATGGCAAGGAGATGAGTCCGGCAACTGTGCTGGAATATCTGAACAAGGTGGGTGGTGCCAACGGTGTTGGCCGTCTCGACATCGTTGAAAACCGCTTTGTCGGTATGAAATCCCGTGGCTGCTACGAGACGCCGGGGGGCACCATCATGATGAAGGCTCACCGTGCCATCGAGTCGATTACTCTGGACCGCGAAGCGGCCCACCTGAAAGACGAACTGATGCCGCGTTACGCCGAGATTATCTACAACGGCTTCTGGTGGTCGGAAGAGCGCAAGATGATGCAGCAAATGATCGACTACAGTCAGCGCAACGTGAATGGCGAGGTGCGTATCAAGCTGTACAAGGGCAGTGTAAGCGCTGTCGGTCGTCGCTCTGAAGATAGCCTGTTTGATGAAAGCATCGCGACCTTTGAAGATGATGCCGGTTCCTACAATCAGAAAGACGCCGAAGGCTTCATCAAGCTGAACGCGTTGCGCATGCGCATTGCAGCCAGTAAGGGGCGCAACCTGCTTGAAGACTGA
- a CDS encoding hydroxymethylglutaryl-CoA reductase encodes MKSHKILEAPIPMRWVGPIKIGGDVLNEKLSVPLATYETPLWPSVGRGARVSTLTEKGIVTTVVDERMTRSILLEADDALAAHQALQSIKARKDDLNAVVATSSRFANLIDMHSQIVGNLIYLRLEFTTGDASGHNMVTNAADKLIPWILQQYPQLRYCSISANYCSDKKATAVNGILGRGKYVVSEILIPRDICERRLKTTPEKVVDLNIKKNLIGTLMAGGLRSANAHYANMLLAFYLATGQDAANIIEGSQGVVHAEVRDGDLYFSCTLPNLIVGSVGNGKGIDFVEDNLRQLGCKEAREPGANARRLAAICAATVLCGELSLMAAQTNPGELMEAHIKLER; translated from the coding sequence ATGAAGTCACATAAAATACTGGAAGCTCCCATCCCGATGCGCTGGGTCGGGCCAATCAAGATCGGCGGCGATGTGCTGAATGAAAAGCTCAGTGTGCCCCTGGCGACCTATGAGACGCCACTGTGGCCATCCGTTGGCCGCGGAGCACGCGTGTCCACCTTGACCGAAAAGGGCATTGTCACCACAGTGGTGGACGAGCGCATGACGCGCTCAATTCTTTTGGAAGCGGATGATGCGCTGGCGGCACATCAGGCGCTGCAGTCAATTAAGGCACGCAAGGACGATCTCAATGCCGTGGTGGCCACCAGCAGTCGCTTTGCCAACCTGATTGACATGCACAGCCAGATCGTGGGCAACCTGATCTATCTGAGGCTGGAGTTCACGACCGGTGATGCATCCGGTCACAATATGGTCACCAACGCCGCTGACAAGCTGATTCCATGGATTCTGCAGCAGTATCCTCAACTGCGTTACTGCTCCATCTCGGCCAACTATTGCTCTGACAAGAAGGCCACGGCCGTCAACGGAATACTGGGGCGTGGCAAGTACGTGGTCAGCGAGATTCTGATTCCACGTGATATCTGCGAACGCCGCCTGAAAACCACGCCGGAAAAAGTGGTTGATCTGAATATCAAAAAGAACCTTATAGGGACCTTGATGGCGGGTGGGCTGCGAAGTGCCAACGCCCACTATGCCAACATGCTGCTGGCATTCTATCTGGCCACCGGTCAGGATGCCGCCAACATCATCGAGGGCTCACAGGGGGTTGTGCACGCCGAAGTGCGTGATGGCGACCTCTATTTTTCCTGTACGCTTCCGAACCTGATCGTTGGCTCGGTAGGCAACGGCAAGGGAATCGATTTTGTCGAGGACAATCTGCGCCAGCTGGGCTGCAAGGAGGCGCGCGAGCCCGGCGCAAACGCCCGCAGGCTGGCGGCGATCTGTGCTGCCACCGTGCTGTGTGGCGAGCTGTCGCTGATGGCGGCCCAGACCAACCCCGGTGAGCTGATGGAAGCCCATATCAAGCTGGAGCGGTAA
- the fni gene encoding type 2 isopentenyl-diphosphate Delta-isomerase: protein MTDPTNERKIEHIRAIEQDPLTDRQGHWFDRIRLMHRALPELAFDEVDPSVEFLGKRLSFPLLISSMTGGDHELVRRINMNLALAAEQCQVAMAVGSQRVMFTHPEARASFELRQFAPTTVLIGNVGGVQLNYGFDLQRCQEAVDCVGADALYFHLNPLQEAVQPEGDTNFSNLAQQMGAVAAGLSVPVMLKEVGSGLSPADIELGLRQGIRHFDIAGTGGTSWSRIEHHRRHDGSDIGLRFQDWGLPTPLALQQAEPYLDRATLIASGGLRDGIDMAKSVILGASLCGMAAPLLQPAMESAEAVVDAIERLRREFVTAMFLLGTPDVAALFRNRTLIVQER from the coding sequence ATGACCGACCCCACCAACGAGCGCAAGATAGAGCATATCCGGGCGATTGAGCAGGACCCGCTGACCGATCGGCAGGGGCATTGGTTTGATCGGATTCGACTGATGCACCGAGCTTTGCCCGAACTGGCATTCGATGAGGTTGATCCATCGGTTGAGTTTCTTGGCAAACGACTCTCGTTTCCGCTGCTGATCTCTTCCATGACCGGTGGTGATCATGAGTTGGTGCGACGTATCAATATGAACCTGGCGCTGGCGGCTGAGCAGTGTCAGGTGGCCATGGCGGTCGGATCGCAGCGGGTAATGTTTACCCACCCGGAAGCGCGTGCAAGTTTTGAGTTGCGTCAATTCGCCCCAACTACTGTACTCATAGGTAATGTAGGTGGTGTACAGCTCAATTATGGCTTCGATCTCCAGCGTTGTCAGGAGGCAGTGGACTGTGTCGGGGCCGATGCGCTCTACTTCCACCTCAACCCGCTGCAGGAAGCGGTGCAGCCCGAGGGTGACACTAACTTCAGTAATCTGGCGCAGCAGATGGGTGCAGTGGCGGCAGGGCTATCGGTTCCCGTGATGCTCAAGGAGGTGGGGTCTGGCCTGTCCCCGGCGGATATAGAGTTGGGGCTCAGGCAGGGCATTCGTCACTTTGATATTGCCGGCACTGGCGGCACTTCGTGGAGCCGGATAGAGCATCATAGACGCCATGATGGCAGCGATATTGGGCTCAGATTTCAGGACTGGGGGTTGCCAACCCCTCTGGCACTGCAGCAGGCAGAGCCCTATCTGGATCGGGCTACCCTGATCGCCAGTGGCGGGCTCAGAGATGGGATTGATATGGCCAAATCTGTTATACTCGGCGCCTCGCTGTGCGGTATGGCTGCGCCCCTGCTGCAGCCGGCGATGGAATCTGCCGAAGCGGTTGTAGACGCCATTGAGCGTTTGCGCCGCGAATTTGTTACTGCGATGTTTCTGCTCGGTACGCCTGATGTGGCGGCGCTGTTCCGGAACAGGACGCTTATTGTCCAAGAGCGTTGA
- a CDS encoding hydroxymethylglutaryl-CoA synthase, with translation MSVGIDEISFYTSNYYLDLRTLAQVQGTDPEKYYTGIGQEKMGMAAPDEDIVTMAANAALPLVERIGPETIGTLLFATETGIDQSKAAGVYVHRLLGLSANCRVVELKQACYSATAAIQMACALVARKPDSKVLVIASDIARYDLDTPGEATQGCGAVALLISANPRLVTIDPEVGNYTEDVMDFWRPNYRSTALVDGKYSTKIYLKALKKAWEHFREASSLAFADFSHFCYHLPFSRMAQKAHQQLVKLNRAGLSSAEQEAQISNTLLYNRIIGNSYTASMYIGLTSLLENTLEDLAGKRIGFFSYGSGCVAEFFSGTVVEGYKQALHTELHREMLNARREISHDEYLKLYQHQVPTDGGEYTFPEGTTGRFRLAGIIHHKREYIPC, from the coding sequence ATGTCCGTTGGTATAGACGAAATCAGCTTTTACACCTCCAACTATTACCTGGACCTGCGCACGCTGGCACAGGTGCAGGGCACCGATCCGGAGAAGTACTATACCGGCATTGGTCAGGAGAAAATGGGTATGGCCGCGCCGGACGAAGACATCGTCACCATGGCAGCCAATGCGGCCTTGCCACTGGTAGAGCGCATTGGGCCTGAAACAATCGGGACGTTGCTGTTTGCCACTGAAACCGGCATTGATCAGTCCAAGGCTGCAGGTGTGTACGTGCATCGTCTGCTTGGCCTGAGCGCCAATTGCCGGGTTGTAGAATTGAAACAGGCCTGCTACAGCGCGACCGCCGCCATTCAGATGGCCTGTGCACTGGTGGCGCGCAAGCCGGACAGCAAGGTGCTGGTGATCGCTTCTGACATTGCTCGCTACGATCTGGATACGCCCGGCGAGGCGACTCAGGGCTGCGGTGCCGTGGCTCTGCTGATCAGTGCCAATCCGCGTCTGGTCACCATCGACCCGGAAGTTGGCAATTATACTGAAGACGTGATGGACTTCTGGCGGCCGAACTATCGCTCGACCGCACTGGTGGATGGCAAGTACTCCACCAAAATTTATCTCAAGGCCCTCAAAAAAGCCTGGGAGCATTTCCGTGAGGCCAGCTCATTGGCGTTTGCCGACTTCAGTCATTTCTGTTACCACCTGCCGTTCAGTCGCATGGCTCAAAAAGCGCATCAGCAGTTGGTCAAGCTGAACAGGGCTGGCCTGTCTTCAGCCGAGCAGGAGGCGCAGATCAGCAATACCCTGCTGTACAACCGCATCATCGGTAACAGCTATACCGCTTCCATGTATATCGGCCTGACCTCGCTGCTGGAAAATACGCTGGAAGATTTGGCCGGCAAGCGGATCGGTTTTTTCAGTTATGGCTCCGGTTGTGTAGCTGAGTTTTTTTCCGGCACCGTGGTGGAAGGCTATAAACAGGCACTGCATACCGAACTGCATCGAGAGATGCTAAACGCCCGGCGCGAAATCAGCCATGATGAATACCTGAAACTGTATCAGCATCAGGTGCCGACTGATGGCGGCGAATACACCTTCCCTGAAGGCACCACCGGCCGCTTCCGTCTGGCGGGCATTATCCATCACAAACGCGAATATATTCCCTGCTGA
- a CDS encoding mevalonate kinase family protein encodes MPTACAPGKIILSGEHAVVYGAPALALAVDRHMRIHYRPDQLPRLSWHTRERTHELGLDKLAGLRRRLDNHFERYLRGELPITRILKKPAELAFYAIDMARVLSGLDIQPRGSLSIDSDIPIGAGMGSSAALIAALLKLFGHFDSLEQLIQQVRYCERLQHGRGSMIDAAAVCSGGLVKLQGEQVSRLPLADEGLGAGWFWLFTGTPASSTGACVDEVRHHFGQSEIWSEFADITEQVATALLKGDTPLEQVRANHRLLSRIGVVPASLQRFAERVEQRGGAAKICGAGAVSGDQGGLMLLWLPQGTPAQLPLQSHWHWGVLKEDRQGVRILED; translated from the coding sequence ATGCCGACCGCCTGCGCTCCGGGCAAGATCATTCTCAGTGGTGAACATGCTGTGGTGTATGGCGCGCCGGCGCTGGCACTGGCGGTGGATCGGCACATGCGGATCCACTACCGCCCTGATCAATTGCCGCGTTTGAGCTGGCATACCCGCGAGCGCACCCATGAGCTGGGGCTGGACAAGCTGGCCGGCCTGCGGCGTCGCCTCGACAATCACTTCGAGCGCTATCTGCGCGGCGAACTGCCAATTACCCGTATCCTGAAAAAACCCGCTGAGTTGGCTTTCTATGCCATTGATATGGCGCGAGTGCTGTCCGGACTTGATATTCAGCCGCGAGGCAGCCTCAGTATCGACTCGGATATACCCATTGGTGCTGGCATGGGCTCTTCCGCGGCGTTGATTGCGGCACTGTTGAAACTGTTTGGGCATTTTGACAGCCTTGAACAACTGATTCAGCAGGTGCGTTACTGTGAGCGTTTGCAGCATGGGCGCGGCAGCATGATCGATGCAGCGGCTGTGTGCAGTGGAGGGCTGGTCAAGTTGCAGGGTGAGCAGGTGTCACGGCTTCCGCTGGCTGATGAGGGGCTGGGGGCCGGGTGGTTTTGGCTGTTTACCGGTACTCCGGCCAGCAGCACAGGCGCTTGCGTGGATGAGGTGAGGCATCACTTCGGTCAGTCTGAAATCTGGAGTGAATTTGCCGACATCACCGAGCAGGTGGCAACGGCGCTGCTCAAGGGTGATACACCGCTGGAACAGGTGCGTGCCAACCATCGATTGCTGAGCCGTATCGGTGTTGTACCTGCCTCGTTGCAACGCTTTGCCGAGCGTGTCGAACAGCGAGGTGGTGCCGCCAAAATCTGTGGCGCGGGTGCGGTCTCCGGGGATCAGGGTGGGCTGATGCTGCTCTGGCTGCCGCAGGGAACCCCGGCCCAGTTGCCGCTGCAGTCGCATTGGCACTGGGGTGTTCTGAAAGAGGATCGACAAGGTGTCCGCATACTCGAAGATTAA